One part of the Glycine max cultivar Williams 82 chromosome 14, Glycine_max_v4.0, whole genome shotgun sequence genome encodes these proteins:
- the LOC100803155 gene encoding mitochondrial import inner membrane translocase subunit TIM50 has product MSLGILRSRAISLASKRFLCTNAASAPLPPPPSAASPSRWNFLKYAVVGALTGGTAFAGYASYAYSLEEVEEKTRSFRESAKYAAGDGATALDKFQGLLYSTAMTVPAKAVELYLDARRLIEEQVRSYTEPYTDKLLPDLLPQEQHVFTLVLDLNETLIHYIWTRDTGWQTFKRPGVDAFLEHLAQFYEIVVYTDEQNMFVDPVIERLDTKHCIRYRLSRPATKYQDGKHFRDLSKLNRNPGKVLYLSGHALESCLQPENCLPIKAWQQQDIDDTALLDFIPFLEFVARSSPPDIRPVLASYQGCDIPSEFIRRSKEHQRRMQEQKNRGRFWK; this is encoded by the exons ATGTCCTTGGGAATTCTTCGATCGCGAGCGATTTCATTGGCATCGAAGCGATTTCTCTGCACCAATGCCGCTTCGGCTCCTCTCCCCCCTCCTCCTTCCGCCGCTTCTCCCAGCCGCTGGAACTTCCTCAAATACGCCGTCGTCGGCGCTCTCACCGGAGGCACTGCCTTTGCCGGTTACGCCTCTTACG CTTACAGTTTGGAAGAAGTAGAAGAGAAAACGAGGTCGTTTCGTGAATCGGCCAAATACGCTGCTGGTGATGGAGCCACTGCTCTCGAT AAATTTCAAGGTTTGCTATACTCAACTGCAATGACAG TGCCTGCTAAAGCAGTAGAGCTTTATTTGGATGCAAGAAGGCTAATTGAAGAACAAGTTAGG AGTTATACTGAACCATACACAGACAAGCTCCTTCCTGATCTGCTTCCTCAGGAGCAACATGTGTTTACACTTGTTCTTGATCTCAATGAGACATTGATTCACTATATTTGGACG CGAGATACAGGTTGGCAGACTTTTAAAAGACCTGGAGTTGATGCCTTCTTGGAACATTTAGCTCAGTTCTACGAAATAGTGGTGTACACAGATGAGCAAAATATG TTTGTAGACCCTGTTATAGAAAGGCTGGATACCAAGCATTGCATTAGATACAGGCTATCGAGGCCAGCTACTAAGTATCAGGATGGGAAACACTTCAGA GACCTCTCAAAACTAAACAGAAATCCAGGAAAAGTTCTTTATTTAAGTGGCCATGCTTTGGAAAGTTGCCTACAACCCGAGAACTGTCTCCCTATTAAGGCTTGGCAGCAGCAAGATATAGATGACACAGCTCTTTTGGATTTTATACCATTTCTTGAGT TTGTTGCCCGTAGTAGTCCACCTGATATAAGACCAGTGCTAGCCTCTTACCAAGGATGTGATATTCCAAGTGAGTTCATCAGGCGTTCCAAGGAGCATCAAAG GAGAATGCAAGAACAAAAAAATCGTGGTCGCTTCTGGAAATGA
- the LOC100804220 gene encoding pectinesterase QRT1 has product MMMMMMGLVSSRVVFLFVVSIFVIWAQVVDLAEGGAVRNYISWEDLQVNEQRLAVKSSHNQVRVITVNQNGGGHSKTVQGAVNMVPDNNRQRVKIFIFPGIYREKVRVPVTKPYVSFIGKRNRTASPIITWNSKSSDKGPNGTALGTYASATVGVDSDYFCATGITFENSVIASAGGKGMQGVALRVSSPKAMFYRVRIKGTQDTLLDSTGNHYFLKCRIIGKVDFICGSAKSLYEKCRLQSIAENYGAIAAHHRDSPTDDTGFSFVSCSIRGSGSVYLGRAWGNYSRIIYSKCNMDGIINPQGWSDWNHSHRKKTAVFAEYQCKGRGADRRHRVPWSKSFSYPEASPFLYKSFIDGDQWLRL; this is encoded by the exons atgatgatgatgatgatggggtTGGTGTCTTCCAGAGTTGTGTTCTTGTTTGTTGTTTCGATTTTCGTGATTTGGGCTCAGGTGGTGGATTTAGCAGAAGGTGGTGCTGTTCGAAATTACATTAGTTGGGAAGATTTGCAGGTGAATGAACAAAGGTTGGCCGTGAAGTCGTCCCATAACCAGGTTCGAGTTATAACTGTTAACCAGAATGGTGGGGGACATTCCAAAACTGTTCAAGGTGCTGTGAATATGGTTCCTGATAATAACAGACAAAGggtcaaaattttcatttttccagGAATTTACAG AGAAAAAGTGCGTGTGCCTGTGACCAAGCCTTATGTATCatttatagggaaaagaaaTCGAACAGCAAGTCCTATAATTACTTGGAACAGTAAATCATCTGACAAAGGCCCAAATGGCACAGCATTGGGCACCTATGCTTCAGCAACAGTGGGAGTGGACTCAGATTATTTCTGTGCAACTGGGATCACTTTTGAG AACTCAGTGATTGCATCGGCTGGTGGAAAAGGGATGCAAGGAGTGGCACTGAGGGTAAGCAGTCCAAAAGCAATGTTCTATCGAGTGAGGATTAAGGGAACACAGGACACTCTCTTGGACAGCACAGGAAATCATTACTTCTTAAAGTGTCGCATCATAGGAAAAGTTGATTTTATCTGTGGCAGCGCAAAATCACTCTATGAG AAGTGTCGTCTTCAGTCAATAGCTGAGAACTATGGAGCAATAGCAGCACATCATAGGGATTCACCAACAGACGACACAGGTTTTTCTTTTGTAAGTTGCAGTATTAGAGGATCTGGCAGTGTGTACCTTGGCAGAGCATGGGGGAACTACTCAAGAATTATATACTCCAAATGTAATATGGATGGCATTATTAATCCTCAAGGGTGGTCAGACTGGAATCATTCACATAGGAAGAA GACTGCAGTGTTTGCTGAGTATCAATGCAAGGGAAGAGGAGCAGATAGAAGACATAGGGTGCCTTGGTCAAAATCATTCAGCTATCCGGAAGCAAGTCCTTTCCTTTACAAGAGCTTCATAGATGGAGACCAGTGGCTCAGACTGTAG
- the LOC100775690 gene encoding pectinesterase QRT1 — protein sequence MSLLSTLVSLVLLLKCVQVQGDTDSDHARNFITWEDFMVDEQGITSNVGGRIIVVDQSGKGDSTTVQGAVDMVPQNNTERVKIYIYPGIYRERVHVPKSKPFISFIGKPNITMNEREANITANAQNITEIANAIPIITNSTKASDKGNDGQEMGTVSTATVWVESDFFCATALTIENLVDKDADKRQAVALRVDGDKAVFYRVRLVGEQDTLLDNTGIHYFYRSYIQGSVDFICGNAKSLFHECVLDSVAEFWGAIAAHHRDSADEDTGFSFVNCTIKGSGSVFLGRAWGKYAATTYSFCDMDHVILPLGWSDWGDPSRQGTAMFGEYECSGKGSNRTERVEWSKALSSEEAMPFLSRDYIYGDGWLRL from the exons ATGAGTTTATTGTCAACTTTGGTTTCTTTGGTTTTGTTGTTGAAGTGTGTTCAGGTGCAAGGTGACACTGATAGTGATCATGCTAGAAACTTCATTACGTGGGAAGACTTCATGGTGGATGAACAAGGTATAACATCCAATGTTGGTGGTCGAATTATTGTGGTCGATCAAAGTGGTAAGGGAGATTCAACAACTGTTCAAGGGGCTGTAGATATGGTTCCCCAAAACAACACAGAAAGGGTCAAGATATACATTTATCCTGGAATTTATAG AGAAAGAGTGCATGTGCCCAAAAGCAAGCCGTTTATTTCATTTATAGGTAAACCTAATATAACAATGAATGAGAGAGAGGCAAATATAACGGCGAATGCACAAAATATAACGGAGATAGCGAATGCCATACCTATTATCACTAATAGCACTAAGGCATCAGACAAAGGCAACGATGGCCAAGAAATGGGCACTGTTAGTACAGCAACTGTATGGGTAGAATCTGATTTCTTCTGCGCAACTGCTCTTACAATTGAG AATTTGGTGGATAAAGATGCAGATAAACGTCAAGCAGTAGCATTGCGTGTAGACGGTGATAAAGCTGTATTTTATCGAGTTAGGCTTGTGGGGGAGCAGGACACTCTCTTGGATAACACAGGAATCCATTATTTCTACCGAAGTTACATTCAAGGATCCGTTGATTTTATATGTGGCAACGCAAAATCATTGTTCCAT GAGTGTGTACTAGACTCTGTAGCCGAGTTTTGGGGAGCAATTGCAGCTCATCACAGGGATTCAGCAGATGAAGATACAGGGTTTTCATTTGTTAATTGCACAATCAAAGGAAGTGGGAGTGTTTTTCTTGGGAGAGCTTGGGGGAAGTATGCAGCAACAACATATTCCTTCTGTGACATGGATCATGTTATTCTTCCCTTGGGATGGAGCGATTGGGGTGATCCATCTAGACAAGG GACTGCGATGTTTGGGGAGTATGAATGTTCAGGAAAAGGATCAAACAGAACTGAGAGGGTGGAATGGTCAAAAGCTTTAAGCAGTGAGGAAGCTATGCCTTTCCTGAGCAGAGACTACATATATGGAGATGGATGGCTTAGACTATAA
- the LOC100806181 gene encoding serine acetyltransferase 1, chloroplastic, with the protein MMRRRSLVTASPKQGSVFFVGHDNNPTIHPHTHTLLTPSPKQVTENHNHSKTFKPSSNHNRVNTLHTGSTVQHVEADEAVELDVLWTKMQEEAKLDVTVEPFLSDYYNTSILSHNSLQTALANHLAMKLSNSSLPSSILSDLFVTVLETDKSIMDAVKSDLRVVKELDPACISHVHCFLNFKGFLACQAHRVAHKLWLQGRKILAVTIQNRVSQVFAVDVHPGARIGSGILLDHATGIVVGETAVIGNNVPILHGVTLGGTGKVSGDRHPKIGDGVLIGAGTCILGNIKVGDGAKIGAGSVVIKDVPPRTTVVGNPAKLVGGKNSSVKLDKIPIFTMDHTSHIADFYDYCV; encoded by the coding sequence ATGATGAGAAGGCGTTCCCTTGTGACTGCATCACCAAAACAAGGGTCCGTCTTCTTTGTTGGCCACGACAACAACCCAACAATTCATCCTCACACTCACACCCTTCTGACTCCATCACCAAAACAAGTCACAGAAAACCATAATCACTCCAAAACCTTCAAACCCAGTTCCAATCACAACAGGGTCAACACCTTGCACACTGGTTCCACCGTACAACATGTTGAAGCGGATGAGGCCGTTGAACTGGATGTGTTGTGGACGAAGATGCAGGAAGAAGCCAAACTCGATGTCACTGTGGAACCCTTTTTGTCTGATTACTACAACACTTCCATTCTCTCTCACAACTCACTGCAAACCGCGTTGGCCAATCACCTTGCCATGAAACTCAGCAACTCAAGCCTCCCAAGCAGCATACTTTCTGATCTTTTTGTGACGGTTTTGGAGACTGATAAATCCATCATGGATGCTGTGAAGAGTGATCTGAGAGTGGTGAAGGAGCTAGACCCTGCTTGCATAAGCCACGTGCACTGCTTCTTGAACTTCAAAGGCTTTCTGGCGTGCCAGGCTCACAGGGTGGCTCACAAGCTATGGCTTCAGGGAAGGAAGATTCTTGCTGTGACGATTCAGAACCGGGTTTCCCAGGTTTTCGCGGTGGATGTTCATCCGGGGGCTAGGATTGGAAGTGGGATTTTGCTGGATCATGCGACTGGTATTGTGGTGGGAGAGACTGCTGTGATAGGGAACAATGTGCCAATTCTGCATGGTGTCACTTTGGGAGGGACTGGTAAGGTTTCTGGGGACAGGCACCCAAAGATTGGTGATGGGGTGCTGATTGGTGCTGGAACTTGTATCTTGGGGAATATTAAGGTTGGTGATGGGGCCAAGATTGGTGCTGGTTCTGTGGTTATTAAGGATGTTCCTCCAAGGACTACTGTTGTCGGGAACCCAGCAAAGCTGGTAGGAGGGAAGAACAGCTCTGTTAAGTTGGATAAGATTCCTATCTTCACCATGGACCATACTTCACATATTGCTGACTTTTATGATTATTGTGTTTAG
- the LOC100808133 gene encoding proteasome subunit beta type-7-B isoform X1, with product MSPSLDLPPKGGFSFDLCRRNAMLQNKGLKAPTFLKTGTTIVGLVFQDGVILGADTRATEGPIVADKNCEKIHYMAPNIYCCGAGTAADTEAVTDMVSSQLQLHRYHTGRESRVVTALTLLKKHLFNYQGHVSAALVLGGVDITGPHLHTIYPHGSTDTLPFATMGSGSLAAMSVFESKYKESLSRDEGIKLVVEAICAGIFNDLGSGSNVDVCVITKGHKEYLRNHLLPNPRTYVNPKGFDFPKKTEVLLTKITPLKEKVEVIEGDAMEE from the exons ATGTCTCCGTCGTTGGATCTTCCTCCCAAGGGTGGCTTCAGTTTTGATCTATGCCGAAGAAACGCAATGCTTCAAAACAAGGGCCTCAAAGCCCCAACCTTTCTCAAAACTGGCACCACTATTGTCGGTTTAGTTTTCCAG GATGGTGTCATTCTTGGTGCTGATACTAGGGCAACTGAAGGACCTATAGTGGCTGATAAAAACTGTGagaaaattcattatatggcACCCAACATATATTGCTGTGGAGCAGGCACAGCTGCTGATACAGAGGCTGTAACAG ACATGGTTAGCTCACAGCTGCAATTACATCGCTACCATACTGGTCGAGAATCAAGAGTTGTTACAGCGCTGACCCTTCTTAAGAAACACCTTTTCAA TTATCAAGGGCATGTCTCAGCTGCTTTGGTGCTTGGTGGGGTTGATATCACTGGACCTCATTTGCATACT ATTTATCCTCATGGGTCAACTGACACCCTCCCATTTGCTACAATGGGATCAGGTTCACTTGCTGCAATGTCTGTATTTGAGTCCAAGTACAAGGAAAGTTTGAGT AGGGATGAAGGCATTAAGCTAGTTGTTGAGGCGATATGCGCTGGAATATTTAATGACCTAGGAAGTGGAAGTAATGTTGACGTTTGTGTGATAACCAAG GGACACAAGGAATATCTCAGGAACCACCTTCTACCAAATCCTCGTACCTATGTCAATCCAAAAGGCTTTGATTTCCCCAAAAAGACAG AGGTCCTCTTAACAAAGATTACCCCGTTGAAGGAGAAGGTGGAAGTGATTGAAGGAGATGCTATGGAAGAGTAA
- the LOC100776770 gene encoding desmethyl-deoxy-podophyllotoxin synthase yields the protein MGLELHISLSIILPFFLLVFILIITLWRSKTKNSNSKLPPGPRKLPLIGSIHHLGTLPHRSLARLASQYGSLMHMQLGELYCIVVSSPEMAKEVMNTHDIIFANRPYVLAADVITYGSKGMTFSPQGTYLRQMRKICTMELLAQKRVQSFRSIREQELSIFVKEISLSEGSPINISEKINSLAYGLLSRIAFGKKSKDQQAYIEHMKDVIETVTGFSLADLYPSIGLLQVLTGIRTRVEKIHRGMDRILENIVRDHREKTLDTKAVGEDKGEDLVDVLLRLQKNGDLQHPLSDTVVKATILDIFSAGSDTSSTIMVWVMSELVKNPRVMEKVQIEVRRVFDGKGYVDETSIHELKYLRSVIKETLRLHPPSPFLLPRECSERCEINGYEIPTKSKVIVNAWAIGRDPNYWVEAEKFSPERFLDSPIDYKGGDFEFIPFGAGRRICPGINLGIVNVEFSLANLLFHFDWRMAQGNRPEELDMTESFGLSVKRKQDLQLIPITYHTARS from the exons ATGGGGTTGGAGCTTCATATTTCCTTATCTATAATCCTTCCTTTCTTCCTCTTGGTGTTCATCCTAATCATCACACTTTGGAGATCAAAGACCAAGAATTCAAACTCCAAGTTGCCACCAGGACCAAGGAAGCTACCCCTCATAGGGAGCATACATCATCTTGGAACTCTGCCTCATAGGTCCCTAGCAAGATTGGCAAGTCAATATGGTTCTCTCATGCATATGCAGCTTGGTGAGCTATATTGCATAGTGGTATCTTCGCCCGAAATGGCGAAAGAAGTGATGAATACACATGATATCATCTTTGCAAATAGGCCTTATGTGCTTGCTGCTGATGTTATCACATATGGCTCTAAGGGCATGACCTTCAGCCCACAAGGAACTTATTTGAGGCAGATGAGAAAGATTTGCACCATGGAACTACTAGCACAAAAGCGTGTCCAGTCCTTCAGATCAATCAGGGAACAAGAGTTGTCAATTTTTGTCAAAGAGATATCTTTGAGTGAAGGGTCACCAATTAATATCAGTGAGAAGATTAATTCATTGGCATATGGGTTACTATCACGGATTGCTTTTGGTAAAAAATCCAAAGACCAACAGGCTTATATAGAGCATATGAAGGATGTCATTGAGACAGTTACAGGGTTTTCTCTTGCTGATTTGTATCCTTCAATTGGACTTCTACAAGTTCTTACTGGGATTAGGACTAGAGTTGAGAAGATCCATCGAGGAATGGATAGGATACTTGAGAACATTGTCAGGGATCACAGAGAAAAAACTTTGGACACAAAGGCTGTTGGAGAAGATAAAGGGGAAGATCTAGTCGATGTTCTTTTAAGGCTTCAGAAGAATGGTGACCTCCAACATCCCCTGTCTGACACTGTTGTCAAAGCAACCATTTTG GACATTTTCAGTGCTGGAAGCGACACTTCATCAACAATTATGGTTTGGGTAATGTCAGAGCTAGTGAAGAACCCaagggtgatggagaaagtgcaAATTGAGGTAAGAAGGGTCTTTGATGGAAAAGGATATGTGGATGAAACAAGTATTCATGAACTGAAATACTTGAGATCAGTTATCAAAGAAACTTTGCGTTTACATCCACCTTCTCCATTTCTGCTTCCAAGGGAATGCAGTGAGAGATGCGAGATTAATGGGTACGAGATACCAACCAAAAGCAAAGTCATTGTTAATGCATGGGCAATTGGGAGGGATCCTAACTATTGGGTTGAGGCTGAGAAATTTAGTCCTGAAAGGTTCCTTGATAGCCCAATTGATTACAAAGGTGGTGATTTTGAGTTTATCCCATTTGGAGCTGGAAGGAGGATATGCCCTGGCATCAATCTTGGCATTGTTAATGTTGAATTCTCACTTGCAAATTTGCTTTTCCATTTTGACTGGAGAATGGCTCAAGGGAATAGGCCTGAGGAACTTGATATGACTGAATCCTTTGGCTTGTCAGTAAAAAGAAAACAGGATTTGCAGTTGATTCCTATCACTTACCACACAGCTAGAAGTTAA